In one Nitratidesulfovibrio vulgaris str. Hildenborough genomic region, the following are encoded:
- a CDS encoding NifB/NifX family molybdenum-iron cluster-binding protein, with protein sequence MPVPVLLEERATPRPGCGPERWHALADMLKDCRAVLTAACGESPRAILREHGITVTECAGIVEDVVGAVLAGLDVNAFRARKGGVSKGCCRGGGDGC encoded by the coding sequence ATGCCCGTGCCCGTCCTTCTCGAAGAACGCGCCACCCCGCGCCCCGGCTGCGGCCCTGAACGCTGGCACGCCCTCGCGGACATGCTCAAGGACTGCCGCGCCGTGCTGACCGCCGCCTGTGGTGAAAGCCCGCGCGCCATCCTGCGCGAACACGGCATCACCGTGACGGAATGCGCGGGCATCGTCGAAGACGTGGTGGGCGCAGTGCTTGCGGGGCTTGACGTGAACGCCTTCCGTGCCCGCAAGGGCGGGGTCTCCAAGGGGTGCTGCCGTGGGGGCGGCGACGGCTGCTGA
- a CDS encoding universal stress protein: protein MRCYDRILYGATGPGTDRHRALFAIDFARRLGAPLTILCDDALRRDMEQACEADARRAEAPAWRGKGHDTGCGAGHDVIVTDGADTLSRLSAQRPGQHDLTIVDHHANLFANPIQTKTFMNFVHGAQGDVLVLKQGTNSLRNIVAAIGCDDVIDSPSDRSLNEAILEAAYGIATRHSATLHVVHAWDVFARMKITSKSGVARKEANTHAAHEYSRHGGHLHNALARLSAIMERDGDAPVTVRSHLPRGVVPASIMGTAEGCSADLTIVGMHDHGVLQRLLFKSTAEHILRGSGHSTLVVRRKTARP, encoded by the coding sequence ATGCGCTGCTACGACAGGATACTCTACGGGGCGACCGGCCCCGGCACGGACAGGCACAGGGCCCTCTTCGCCATCGACTTCGCGCGAAGACTCGGTGCACCGCTCACCATACTGTGCGACGACGCCCTCCGGCGTGACATGGAACAGGCGTGCGAGGCCGATGCGCGGCGCGCCGAGGCCCCGGCATGGCGTGGCAAGGGCCACGATACGGGCTGCGGTGCAGGTCACGACGTCATCGTGACCGACGGTGCCGATACGCTCTCCCGGCTGTCTGCACAGCGCCCGGGGCAACACGACCTCACCATCGTCGACCACCACGCGAACCTCTTCGCGAACCCCATCCAGACGAAGACATTCATGAACTTCGTCCATGGCGCGCAGGGCGACGTGCTCGTCCTGAAGCAGGGTACGAACAGCCTCCGCAACATCGTAGCGGCCATCGGCTGTGACGACGTCATCGACTCGCCTTCGGACAGGAGCCTCAACGAGGCTATCCTCGAAGCCGCATACGGCATCGCCACACGTCACAGCGCGACGCTTCACGTGGTGCATGCGTGGGATGTGTTCGCCCGGATGAAGATCACATCCAAGAGCGGCGTCGCCCGGAAGGAGGCGAACACGCACGCCGCGCACGAGTATTCGCGGCACGGCGGGCACCTTCATAACGCCCTTGCAAGGCTTTCCGCCATCATGGAGAGGGATGGCGATGCCCCTGTCACCGTCAGGTCGCACCTGCCACGGGGCGTCGTGCCCGCCTCCATCATGGGGACGGCAGAGGGGTGCAGCGCCGACCTCACCATCGTCGGCATGCATGACCACGGAGTGTTGCAGCGGCTGCTGTTCAAGAGCACCGCCGAACACATCCTGCGTGGCAGCGGGCACAGCACACTCGTCGTCAGACGCAAGACGGCGCGGCCCTGA
- a CDS encoding nitrogenase component 1, which translates to MAGRNHIATTNACKLCTPLGATLAFRGIEGAVPFLHGSQGCATYMRRYVISHYREPMDIASSALGEKHAIHGGGPNLKKGLLNVMKKYHPRLVGVATTCLTETIGDDVGRILREFRNEFGDLDLPDIVHVSTPSFAGTHMDGWYDAVRAVTEQLVESTPGAMSGTMSGTMSGVISGAPHEAAPGAAARGPATAGATVSDTTPGAISGTTSGTVSTGRTCLLPGLLSPADIRHLRDVMEAFGLAPVILPDISETLDAPCLEAYAPIPAGGTPLDDIRALGRARAVVEMGDPLGSRPSAGAALHARHGVPLFRVGVPVGLRETDTFMEALERISGTAMPPRMMLERGRLVDALVDGHKYVAGKRAVVYGDADMVTGLCAMLAETGIRPVLVATGARGCGLAARVAAVCGGLMPDLPEVREGVDFHEIAERAGTLAPDLLVGNSKGYRYARAWGIPLVRTGFPVHDRFGGQRLLHVGYTGALALYDRIVNALIERHQTASPVGYGYM; encoded by the coding sequence ATGGCAGGCCGTAACCACATCGCCACCACCAACGCATGCAAACTCTGCACGCCCCTCGGCGCGACGCTGGCCTTCAGGGGCATCGAAGGGGCCGTGCCCTTCCTGCACGGTTCGCAGGGCTGCGCCACCTACATGCGTCGCTACGTCATCAGCCACTACCGCGAACCCATGGACATCGCCTCTTCCGCACTGGGCGAGAAGCACGCCATCCACGGCGGCGGCCCCAACCTCAAGAAGGGGCTGCTCAATGTCATGAAGAAGTACCACCCGCGTCTCGTGGGCGTGGCCACCACCTGCCTCACCGAGACCATCGGTGACGACGTGGGCCGCATCCTGCGCGAGTTCCGTAACGAATTCGGCGACCTCGACCTGCCGGACATCGTGCATGTGAGCACGCCAAGCTTCGCCGGAACCCACATGGACGGCTGGTACGACGCCGTGCGTGCCGTGACGGAACAACTGGTGGAGTCCACGCCCGGTGCCATGTCCGGCACCATGTCCGGCACCATGTCCGGTGTCATATCGGGTGCCCCTCACGAAGCGGCCCCCGGCGCAGCCGCACGCGGCCCTGCCACCGCCGGTGCCACCGTGTCGGACACCACGCCCGGTGCGATATCCGGCACCACGTCGGGCACCGTCTCCACGGGCCGCACCTGTCTGCTGCCGGGGCTACTCTCCCCCGCCGACATACGCCACCTGCGCGACGTGATGGAGGCATTCGGCCTTGCGCCGGTCATCCTGCCCGACATCTCCGAGACGCTGGACGCCCCGTGCCTCGAAGCCTACGCGCCCATCCCCGCCGGGGGTACGCCCCTCGACGACATCCGGGCGCTGGGCCGTGCGCGGGCCGTGGTCGAGATGGGCGACCCCCTCGGCAGCCGCCCCTCCGCCGGGGCCGCGCTGCACGCGCGTCACGGCGTGCCGTTGTTCAGGGTGGGCGTGCCCGTGGGCCTGCGCGAGACCGACACCTTCATGGAGGCCCTCGAACGCATCTCCGGCACCGCCATGCCCCCGCGCATGATGCTTGAACGCGGCAGGCTGGTCGACGCCCTCGTGGACGGGCACAAGTACGTCGCGGGCAAGCGGGCCGTGGTCTACGGTGATGCCGACATGGTCACGGGGCTGTGCGCCATGCTTGCCGAGACGGGCATACGCCCCGTGCTGGTGGCCACCGGCGCACGCGGGTGCGGCCTTGCCGCGCGTGTGGCCGCCGTCTGCGGGGGGCTGATGCCCGACCTGCCCGAAGTCCGCGAAGGGGTCGACTTCCACGAGATTGCCGAACGTGCGGGCACCCTCGCCCCCGACCTGCTGGTGGGCAACAGCAAGGGCTACCGCTACGCCCGCGCGTGGGGCATCCCGCTGGTGCGCACGGGCTTCCCCGTCCACGACCGCTTCGGCGGGCAGCGTCTGCTGCATGTGGGCTACACCGGCGCACTCGCCCTGTACGACCGCATCGTCAACGCCCTCATCGAACGCCATCAGACCGCCAGCCCCGTGGGCTACGGCTACATGTAG
- a CDS encoding HU family DNA-binding protein, with amino-acid sequence MEKTSKPQLVAYLRERAHLTEEQALMTLKALYLFSLEHLEKGVGVVLPDIGQIKPSMGKGGVGRNFRTGEATVIEPKLKLTFSASKALKEPLDAAQRKAAKQRDAKSQDGATGDGRA; translated from the coding sequence ATGGAAAAGACGAGCAAGCCGCAACTGGTGGCCTACCTGCGGGAAAGGGCACACCTCACGGAAGAGCAGGCGCTGATGACGCTCAAGGCCTTGTATCTCTTCTCGCTGGAGCATCTTGAGAAGGGCGTGGGCGTGGTGCTGCCCGACATCGGGCAAATCAAGCCATCCATGGGCAAGGGCGGGGTAGGGCGCAACTTCCGCACCGGAGAGGCGACGGTCATCGAACCCAAGCTCAAGCTCACGTTCAGTGCGTCCAAGGCACTGAAGGAACCGCTGGACGCGGCGCAGCGCAAGGCCGCGAAACAGCGCGACGCGAAGTCGCAGGACGGCGCGACGGGCGACGGACGGGCGTAG
- a CDS encoding ParA family protein, translating to MGAIIAIVNNKGGVGKTTITTNLAHALANLQQEVLVIDADSQCNTSSFFFHGDVERVPAPNLYELLEDDAADVRDCIHAAPEYSRIAVLPTHPDLAGLEPVIIQRPDTGIRLMRDKLRDYAKTKYDFTLIDCPPNLGTFVMMAMVAADFVLVPLESGSKYSIDGIARTVGLIDDIRSEGQNKDLTLLRFLLNKARPRTIVARETHERLRERFPGRVFETVLSASTDLQQSEYLSETVIRSKPNSQLARLFRQLANEVVSLKEITTMQDAPSA from the coding sequence ATGGGTGCGATCATCGCCATCGTCAACAACAAAGGTGGGGTGGGCAAGACCACCATCACCACCAACCTTGCCCACGCGCTGGCAAACCTGCAACAGGAAGTGCTGGTCATCGACGCCGACTCGCAGTGCAACACGAGTTCGTTCTTCTTTCACGGCGACGTCGAGCGCGTACCCGCACCCAACCTGTACGAATTGCTCGAAGACGACGCCGCGGACGTGCGCGACTGCATCCACGCCGCGCCCGAATATTCGCGTATCGCCGTGCTGCCCACGCACCCCGACCTCGCCGGGCTGGAACCCGTCATCATCCAGCGTCCCGACACGGGCATACGGCTCATGCGCGACAAGCTGCGCGACTATGCCAAGACCAAGTACGACTTCACGCTCATCGACTGCCCGCCCAACCTCGGCACCTTCGTCATGATGGCCATGGTGGCGGCAGACTTCGTGCTGGTCCCGCTGGAAAGCGGCAGCAAATACTCCATCGACGGCATCGCCCGCACAGTGGGTCTCATCGACGACATCCGCTCCGAGGGCCAGAACAAGGACCTCACCCTGCTGCGCTTCCTGCTCAACAAGGCGCGGCCCCGCACCATCGTCGCCCGCGAGACACACGAGCGCCTGCGAGAACGCTTCCCCGGTCGCGTGTTCGAGACCGTGCTTTCGGCCTCCACCGACCTGCAACAGAGCGAATACCTCAGCGAGACCGTCATTCGCAGCAAACCCAACAGCCAGCTTGCACGCCTGTTCCGCCAGCTGGCCAACGAGGTCGTGTCCCTGAAGGAGATAACCACCATGCAGGACGCGCCCTCTGCCTAG
- a CDS encoding magnesium transporter, with product MPRKKNRFFKESIMRLARTDVKKFVSGTTIKEALHDIKSSTDDENRIDYFYIVDCDDRLTGVIPIRRLLTSDDTKTVDDIMITSTIAIPMDCSVLDAHEYFTRHKLLAFPVVDDERRILGVVDIGMFSKEDIDATDRENMHRAFEIIGLSILQVREASPLRAFRYRFPWLLATIASGTTCAILAGAYEATLAQSLVLAFFMTLVLGLGESVSIQSMTLAIHTLRSLDPDWKWYVKSFYREVGSAVLLGAACWLIVGSIVVLWRDDVAASAVIGSSILLTLCCGVFWGLSIPSLLHKLKLDMRIASGPLTLALSDISTILIYFGMATFVIGT from the coding sequence ATGCCACGCAAGAAGAACAGATTCTTCAAGGAATCCATCATGCGACTCGCCCGTACAGACGTGAAGAAGTTCGTCTCGGGCACGACGATCAAAGAGGCACTTCACGACATCAAGTCATCGACTGATGATGAGAACCGCATCGACTACTTCTACATCGTCGACTGCGACGACAGGCTGACAGGCGTCATTCCCATCAGACGCCTTCTGACCTCGGACGACACGAAGACGGTCGACGACATCATGATCACCTCGACCATCGCAATCCCCATGGATTGCAGCGTCCTCGACGCGCATGAGTACTTCACGCGCCACAAGTTGCTCGCCTTTCCCGTGGTGGATGACGAGAGGCGCATCCTCGGTGTGGTGGACATCGGCATGTTCTCGAAAGAGGACATCGACGCCACCGACCGCGAGAACATGCACAGGGCCTTCGAGATCATCGGCCTCAGCATCCTGCAGGTGCGCGAGGCCTCGCCCCTGCGCGCCTTCCGCTACCGATTCCCGTGGCTTCTCGCCACCATCGCCAGCGGCACGACCTGCGCCATCCTTGCGGGGGCCTATGAGGCGACGCTGGCGCAGAGTCTCGTGCTGGCCTTCTTCATGACCCTCGTGCTGGGCCTCGGAGAGAGTGTGAGCATCCAGTCCATGACGCTCGCCATCCACACGCTGCGGTCCCTCGACCCGGACTGGAAATGGTATGTGAAGTCGTTCTACCGCGAAGTGGGCTCCGCCGTGCTTCTGGGGGCGGCGTGCTGGCTCATCGTGGGCAGCATCGTCGTCCTGTGGCGGGACGATGTCGCCGCATCGGCGGTCATCGGTTCGAGCATCCTGCTGACGCTGTGCTGCGGGGTCTTCTGGGGGCTCAGCATCCCTTCCCTGCTGCACAAGCTGAAGCTGGACATGCGCATCGCATCGGGCCCCCTCACGCTGGCGCTGTCCGACATCTCCACCATCCTCATCTACTTCGGCATGGCGACGTTCGTCATCGGCACCTGA